The sequence tgcgctctagagcctgcgagccacaactactgagcccatgtgccacaactactgaagcccgcgctccacaacaagagaagccactgcaataagaagcccacgcaccgcagtgaagagtagcccccgctcaccgcaactagagaaagcccgcacgcagcaacaaagacccaatgcagccaaaaataaataaataaaacaaataatttttttcaaaaatgggcATGGTATAATACTTTGAATAAGTGACTgctgttagagaaagaagagtgagAGCTAGAAATAGtaatgggaatttttaaaataacattcagAATTTCTCCACATCTCTCATTCTTCCCAATTCCTGTAGAGAAAAAATACCTAATTATTATAGATTGCTTTTAAAACCTGATCTTCAAGTGAACCAGCTGAAGAACCAGCTGAATCAGAGAACTGACTATAATCTCAGGATCCTCATCTGTTCATAATACCCAAAAATGCCAAGAAATTATTGCATTCCCTGAAGAAGAGAATGCCTTAAGTAGTCCCTGGGCCCTAAAATGATTGGCATTTGAggtgtttacttcttttttttttttttttgaaatttaaggCATTTTAATGGAGTAAAAATTAAGAGTAAAAATTCAGGACACCCAGGGATAAAAGTCCATCTTCCAAGTATTGGAAGCTACCCCCAGTTCCTTGGCTGAATTTCCATCATCAGCTATTCACATATACCCACCCctattccctctttcttttccgATGATGAGTAAAACACACAACCTGCACCCCCATCACATTTACAGAACTCCTGTATAAAATTTCTCTAGAGCCTAACCTGCAGGAGTCAACAAATCTGAACACAGCCAGTAGGTTTGCTGAAAGTTGACTTCAAGAACGTGGTAGGATAATGCAATGGCTTGGTCATGACAGTTCATCAGTCACATTTACCAGCCCTGCAGGGGGTGAGCCTAGACCTTAGACACCCCTCTTAGACAAATAAGGAAGGAAGGCCCTTAGATTTAATTTTGCCTTCCCCAtttccagatggagaaactgaggccaacatattggaaaaattttaatcaaGCTCAGTTGTGAAACCAGCTGACCACATCAGTGTGACTAAACCTTCTCGATTGATTAAAATGTCTTATTGGGCAGAACAGTTCCAAAGTCCCTCTGCCAATGCAACCAGGTGCCACTGGCTTCATTCAGAAACTAATGACTCTGCAGTTTCTCCAGCTCCTTCAGAAGCTCCTGGGATGAGACACAATCCAGGATATTTCTGAAGCACTCTTTTGACAATGTCACTCTCTGGGTGGAGAAAAGGTGAAAGTTATTGCCCTCCTGGGGGCTCCACAGACCGTAGCTGTCACATATCCCTCCCTCCTTGAGGTCACTAGGATCAGCATTTGTCCTGGGCAGGGACTTTGAGGTCACTTAGTGATCTTGAGAAGGAGACTCAAGGAGGAAATCCAAACCTGTTCTGCAAAAGTGACCTTTCTTAAAACTAGATTGTGTGGGATTGAGTAGTTTACTTCTCAGAAATACTTGTAATCACCAGAAAATGGGTAGAAAAGCTTTTTGGCTATTCTCTTACTACTGCTGTCAGTAATCTcaatttttcacattatttttaactctacaaaacaacaaaaaaagtaaagttgAAAGGAATTATTTGACCATTCCTCTCTCTACCAAGAATATTTAGAAGCTTTTTGATTAATTTGGACAATGCAGGCAATCGGATTAGATAATTCTAGTCTGAATGGTTCTCTAtcttcatttagtcattcaatGAACAgatattttctgagcacctactatgtgccatataTTGTGCTATGTGCTGGGAATTAAAAGAAGTTGCCTGTTAAAAGACTGTAGTTAAGTGAGGCAATTATGACTAAGTAAGGAGCATATTCAATaatcaaaaaaaataatcaattaccaaattcattttacttttttaggcTGTATTAATGGAAGCTAATGCAAGTCTAGCACATAAGAATCATGGATTCAACTGTGCAGTGAATAATCTGGAACTACATGATTTAATGCTCCAGGAATATCTTAAAGTGTAATGGAGAACTGAAATATACTTCTTGTTTGGTCATATTTACTATTTTCATTGTCAGGTGGACCCAACTTACAAAACATTTTCTGGAAGCTTCTATGAAAACTTCCAGTATACTAAGTCTTacagtctttaaaaaatgaattggacATGTAAAATTcaatcttttatcattttaattcaaTCTCCataacacttgctattttccatTAGCTGGAGTAACAGCTGTACATATTCCAAAACAATTTGGAATGAGCATATGCACATTACACTAAGTCTTTCCCTTCCCATTCTGTTATCTGACCAACTacacacaataaaagaaaaacatcatcCATCAGCAACAAACGCAAGGATTGTCAGCTCATAGCATTCACAGATGTAGAAGTCAAGAGGAAGTAGAAAGTACAGAATCAAGCCAGCAGAGAGGATTTATCTGTACTggtattttttcccccttatttctaGAAGAATTTCTTTTTAGGAAAACAAAGTCAAAGAACTCATATGGTTAATACTATGAGATAAATATTTACCTAAGGCTTTTTGGTAAGAAATATCAGGAATGTGAGTATTTTTTACAACAATGTATAAATAAGTATCCAACATTGTTGATTATATCATTTAAACATATAGctaattttttcacattttcctgtaaatatacacattttcataataaaaggtttgaaaaatattaatctatatcagggtttttcagatatatatatatacacacacatatatatattttggctcAGATATATtgctgtgcactgtaggatgtgtAGCAGCATCTTGACCTCTACCCCCTAGATGCTCTCTACTGTGacgaccaaaaatgtctccagaaacAGGTaatggagattaagaggtacaaacttccagctgcaaaataaatgagtcacaggtatgaaatgtacagtgtggggaatacagtcaataaatatgtaacgtctttgtatggtgacagctggtaactagacttatcatggtgaacattttgtaatgtatagaaataccaaaaTCACCATGTTGTGCAACTAACtaggaactaacacagtgttttAGGCCAAttctatttcaaaaacaaacaaactcatagaaaaagagatcagatttgtggttactagaggcaggggatggggggaggggaaactggatgaaggcagtcaaaaggtacaaacttccaggtgtaagataaataagtactagtgatgtacaatatgataaatataattaacactgccatatgttatatatgaaagttaagagagtaaatcctaagagttctcattacaagaaaaaaaatgttttccaatttctttaagtttgtatctatatgagttgATGGAAGTTCACTAaatttactgtgataatcatttcatgatatatataggtcaaatcattatgccacacaacttaaacttacacagtgccatatgtcaattacatttcaataaaactggaaaaaatgtctccaaacattgccaaATGAGTGGCGCGGGGGCGGGCAGAAGGCATGACGCAAATTATTCCCATTTGAATACCACAGGTCTATATGCAGGGGTTATATTTGGAtgtaatttttatgaaaaatgcattttttatttacttttgtttttcattaaaactTAGATAACTTACTTCTAAattgtcactttaaaaaaaaaacataatggcttccctggtggcgcagtggttgagaatctgcctgctaattcaggggacaccggttcgagccctggtctgggaagatcccacatgccatggagcaactaggcccgtgagccacagctactgagcctgcgcgtctggagcctgtgctccgcaacaagagaggcctgcgcaccacgatgaagagtttcccccgcttgccacaactagagaaagccctcgcacagaaacaaagacccaacacggccaaaaataaataaataaaaataaatttaaaaaaaacaaaacataaaacatctAAAACATTACAACGTTATGtgtcaactatatgtcaattaaaaaataataaaaccaaacagaaacattCCAAGTTAAAGaaagcttatttttctttctttcttttaccttTAAATGTATTTCCCAATGGCTGATATGCCTCAGACTCATATTCTGAGATGGAAACAGTTGTCTCTAAGAACAGCCTGGCATTGTTCTCCTTGGCGGATTCCATGAAGTCTGCAGTATTTTGGACCAGGTTTTCCACAGAGACTTTCATACCTTCCACTGGACTTGTGGGAGTAAAGGAACTTTGATCGGTGAAGGCAGATGATCTCTCATCTCCACGTGCTATTAGCAGGGCTGTTCCCCTGTGTGCTTCCCCTTCAGGCAGCCTCAGAGCCACATCTGCAGCCTCTGTCAAAGTTTCGCCCCCTTCCACGCCTTCCATACCATCACTGGTTGCTTGGGTTGTCTGAGACGTTTCCATGCTCACCTGAGTCTCTGTATTGTCTCCAAGCTTTGGGGTCTTTATCTGGCTTACACTCTCTAATTTGGTGTCATCCCACTCAACACTTACGACAGAGACAGCTGGAACAGCTGTGCTGACACTCACTGTGACTTCTGGGGCTCCCAGCAGGCTGTCGGTTTCTGGCTCAACACTCAGGGTGGACTCGGAGGTTGCGAGCCAGTGCTCGGTGGCAGCAGCCTGGGTATTATCAGCTGTCATCTGGGAACGCTCAGCGCCTGCTGTGGGCTCAGCACCAGGAAAAGAAGTTGTCTTATGCTCTGGGTCTGCTTCAAATTTCTCAGTCCTCGGACGGGTGGTTAGCAACTCTTTAGCATTCACATAGGATAAAGGTGAATGTCCCAGACTAACTCCTGCCTGATTTTCAGTTGCAAACAATTGATCATCCACGTAGTGCAGAAAACCTTGTGTTGCTTCGGTGGTCCCTTCCACAATGGGCTGAATGATGGTACTACGGGAGGGTTCCTCCTTGTCATCAATATTCAAAGAAGCAGTTGGAGTGATAGGGTTGGTTAACATGGCCTTGGAAAGTCGGCTTTCGGGAGGCATTCTCTCTGGCTGGCTGGAACCAAACACCTCTTCCCCTGCTGAGATCACTGGCTCAGTAGCAGGGTACATGCCAGGGCTATCAGGCTGCGTGAGCCCAGCTCCTATAGGAGGGGCTTCTTTGTTACTAGGGAATACTTTATTTAATGACATTGTTGATGGTCCTGCTAACACTATCATTGGTTCTTCAGAGACCAGAATGTACTTTGAAGTAATGGAGTTATTTTCTAGGTCATCTATGTTCAGCCTCTCAGACTGCCCTTTATCTTCATGAACAGGTGCTATCTCCCTTCTTTCCACGTTGGGGAAGGCTAGACATTGTGTGGCAAAGCTGAGAAGTAGAAGGCTACAGAAAGCCAGACAAATGTGCAATACAACTAGTCTGCTCATAGTGGAAGAAAAACGTGCACATAAATTGGTAGAGCTGACAATTCCAGTAATTGAGTcctgcagaaaaataaagcatatcaaactgtcatataaatatatgttgtaAATAAGCCCCTTTAAATTAAACCAGAAGTAAAATAATCTCCTTGACTCCCAGCTCAGAGACAGTACATAGAAGAggaatgttctatttctttgtacCTTTGAGACGTGGATAACCCAGTTCATTTTTCCCTGCTGAATTTTCAGCTGATTTAACTTGAAGCTCTCTAGCAAAGGGTACACATAGTTCCTAAGTTCGTTGTTTTTTAAATACCTACTTGAAATAAACTACCCTTGAAGTCACATTTGTAATATTCTCCCCAATTCTTCTATTAACCATGAAGTCAAATGACTACAGAAATAGCAACACATccaggaaataaaaagtaaatcttaACATTTACTTATATTACTTTCACAGAACCTTTTAAGTATGTTTCAAAACTTATTAAATATCATCATAAAATACTGAATACCAGTTTCATTCAAgagtttttaaagtatataaatgactttcaattaaaatttatctttaaaatacttaaattgtTTTCTCTGCAACAACTATAAAAATTATAGGCAAAACCCTCATGTCtcaaaaaaaagattagaaaaggTAAAATCGTTAAACAATGTAAACAAGTGCgttttttgaaaaaaacttttttaagagAACCAAAACACATTTTAAGTTAGCAGTCTTTACTGAATGCACATTATTGTAAGATTaagatttattgtatttttttacaaaCTGCTCACACTCTCATGACAACTAAACTTATATTAAAACTGCTAATTTCCCCCCAAACTTAAGGGTTTTAGGTCTTATCTATCCCATCATCAGAAAGTTCTTAGATACTGCGGGTTTTCTAGAAAATTAAACCTAGGAATGAAAATTCTAAATCTAAATATAAAGACCTTATCTTTATAAAAGTtatacttttcctttcttccatgtcTGATCATTAACCTATCTGGGTTAAGCATGTGATGTGCACACATCAAATACAAAAACTGACATTTTCATAGGGTCTTCTCCCCTTAAGGAGTCTGAAGCTTCCACATGTTACCCCATTCAGTCTTACAGGTCCTTTTGAGATAGAGAAAAGGTCACATGCTCAGGGCATAATGTAGAcagctgaagagaaaaagaaggttgAATTTTTCTACATGAGGAAAGAGGAATCCATGAATTCGGAGCTGAGGCATCTTGCTCAACTACCAGCACCACATGATTGAATTATCTTGGAAGcagctcctccagccccagtcaggccttcagatgactgcaaccCCAGCTGCTATCTTGACTGCAACTTCTTGAGAGACCTTGAGTCAGAACAACCCAGCTAAgctactcccaaattcctaatacACAGACATgggatgaaataataaatatttattgccacCAAGTCGGGGGTAATTTTTTACACAGGAATCCTGAATCCACAGTTCTTTGGGAGAATACAGGAATGGGAAGATGTCATGAGACGCCATGTGCAGAAAAGGAACAGCATATCAGGGATCATAAATttagaagcagaagaaaactgAAGCCAGAGATGACTAGGAGAAATGTAAGCCACCCCACCCAAGAATCCTCAGAGATGGTGAAAGCAGTGCTAAATTTCCTCACATGTAGGATGAGAGGTTGAAGCaattgtatttaaatattaaattacataCAGGTAGctagcattattttaaaaggagagaaTATGAGAAAGATATTTGAAAAAGAGGGAATAGCATGTGCACATTCTGGACATTAGTTATCCCCATACTTTGGATGAGCCATAAAGCATCCCAGTTCATACCCAGGTAACAGAATTAGTAGCAGTATTTGGCCTGCTACCTCTATTTTCcttccttaaaacaaaaacatatgatAGCTGTAAAGCAAGAGTGCTCACAGTTGATGAAACTACACCTTTGATTTCTGAAAATACAAGCTGAACTATAAACTATATAGTCAAAGATACATAAAAGCTATAGAACTCTCTGGTTCATTTCTGATCTGTTCAGAGATCTACCCTTTCCTatacaaatatttctcccattcagtgaaATCTTACTAAACACCCCAGGAGATGGAGGGTGTGGCCTAAAAGTTGAGTTTCCATGACCCCACGCTTCTGgataaaaacctgaaaaaaacagGCCATCATGAGTGGCAGTAGAGTTTAGAGGGGCATAGACAGGCATGAGAAAAATGAATCCTAGCTTTATTGTTGTTAAAACATGCTATGTGAT comes from Balaenoptera ricei isolate mBalRic1 chromosome 2, mBalRic1.hap2, whole genome shotgun sequence and encodes:
- the ARMH4 gene encoding armadillo-like helical domain-containing protein 4 isoform X1, whose product is MDSITGIVSSTNLCARFSSTMSRLVVLHICLAFCSLLLLSFATQCLAFPNVERREIAPVHEDKGQSERLNIDDLENNSITSKYILVSEEPMIVLAGPSTMSLNKVFPSNKEAPPIGAGLTQPDSPGMYPATEPVISAGEEVFGSSQPERMPPESRLSKAMLTNPITPTASLNIDDKEEPSRSTIIQPIVEGTTEATQGFLHYVDDQLFATENQAGVSLGHSPLSYVNAKELLTTRPRTEKFEADPEHKTTSFPGAEPTAGAERSQMTADNTQAAATEHWLATSESTLSVEPETDSLLGAPEVTVSVSTAVPAVSVVSVEWDDTKLESVSQIKTPKLGDNTETQVSMETSQTTQATSDGMEGVEGGETLTEAADVALRLPEGEAHRGTALLIARGDERSSAFTDQSSFTPTSPVEGMKVSVENLVQNTADFMESAKENNARLFLETTVSISEYESEAYQPLGNTFKDIITQEMTTAVQEAEATLSSVMQGQQVSTLAVTRGDVETEGGKELPSATADAPGVTQLSRRWEPLATVVSTTPVPLSFEVTPAGEDLMDTVTGPNEELFTPIVGSPVTPPGMMEEAPSTSPALADPEASSERRTAAPSISYVNTAASYGLDQLESEEGEEDEDEEDEEEEDEEDKDADSLDETLGGDTELPGFTLPGITSQEPGLEQGNVVSLEGATYQVPDTIEWEQQSQGLVRSWMEKLKDKAGYMSGMLVPVGVGIAGALFILGALYSIKVMNRRRRNGFKRHKRKQREFNSMQDRVMLLADSSEDEF
- the ARMH4 gene encoding armadillo-like helical domain-containing protein 4 isoform X2, producing the protein MSRLVVLHICLAFCSLLLLSFATQCLAFPNVERREIAPVHEDKGQSERLNIDDLENNSITSKYILVSEEPMIVLAGPSTMSLNKVFPSNKEAPPIGAGLTQPDSPGMYPATEPVISAGEEVFGSSQPERMPPESRLSKAMLTNPITPTASLNIDDKEEPSRSTIIQPIVEGTTEATQGFLHYVDDQLFATENQAGVSLGHSPLSYVNAKELLTTRPRTEKFEADPEHKTTSFPGAEPTAGAERSQMTADNTQAAATEHWLATSESTLSVEPETDSLLGAPEVTVSVSTAVPAVSVVSVEWDDTKLESVSQIKTPKLGDNTETQVSMETSQTTQATSDGMEGVEGGETLTEAADVALRLPEGEAHRGTALLIARGDERSSAFTDQSSFTPTSPVEGMKVSVENLVQNTADFMESAKENNARLFLETTVSISEYESEAYQPLGNTFKDIITQEMTTAVQEAEATLSSVMQGQQVSTLAVTRGDVETEGGKELPSATADAPGVTQLSRRWEPLATVVSTTPVPLSFEVTPAGEDLMDTVTGPNEELFTPIVGSPVTPPGMMEEAPSTSPALADPEASSERRTAAPSISYVNTAASYGLDQLESEEGEEDEDEEDEEEEDEEDKDADSLDETLGGDTELPGFTLPGITSQEPGLEQGNVVSLEGATYQVPDTIEWEQQSQGLVRSWMEKLKDKAGYMSGMLVPVGVGIAGALFILGALYSIKVMNRRRRNGFKRHKRKQREFNSMQDRVMLLADSSEDEF